One stretch of Halapricum desulfuricans DNA includes these proteins:
- a CDS encoding ABC transporter permease → MAGTTADEAESRWSMAVPSDWRVLAWSSAGFLLVAVQAGALGEFVFGFLADALAFVPAVGPLDPVLSRLVGAAKTADAAAAEVPTLLSRAVFPNEGYWNGERWVGTFMGFRPGIAWAVRVLAVYVYAFGFAAWAFVGYRLYRRHYRTARWTPRDDMVDRFRSHGWGKFGLVVVFMFVVMAVFAPTLGPTTVDQNMRNSYTHEIDYWNADTGQVETITVGEANLNTQSRGDNPQTVMPFQTDQYGRYHPFGTLPNGRDLFTFIVAGSRISLLIGLLAVGLSAFLATSLALVAAYYKGRVDLGLVLTSDSVMAMPQLLLLIMLTSVLAGTWIDGIYSGGFLLALIFAFTGWTYMWRSLRGPALQLSERQWIDAARSYGQTPRKIMRKHMLPYITGYLLIYGSMTLGGAIISIAGLSYLGLGVSAPTPEWGRAIEIGQEYVNTGSWHISLIPGVLITVVVTGFNALGDGIRDAIDPQSDAADGGVASTGGGA, encoded by the coding sequence CGAAGCGGAGTCACGGTGGTCGATGGCTGTCCCGTCGGACTGGCGCGTGCTCGCGTGGTCGAGCGCGGGCTTTCTGCTGGTCGCCGTCCAGGCCGGCGCACTCGGGGAGTTCGTCTTCGGCTTTCTCGCCGACGCGCTGGCGTTCGTGCCCGCCGTCGGGCCGCTCGATCCGGTACTGTCGCGGCTGGTCGGCGCGGCGAAGACGGCCGACGCCGCGGCCGCCGAGGTCCCGACGCTGCTCTCGCGGGCGGTGTTCCCCAACGAGGGATACTGGAACGGCGAGCGCTGGGTCGGGACCTTCATGGGGTTCCGGCCGGGGATCGCCTGGGCGGTCCGAGTGCTTGCGGTGTACGTCTACGCCTTCGGGTTCGCCGCGTGGGCCTTCGTCGGCTACCGGCTGTATCGACGCCACTACCGCACCGCCCGGTGGACGCCGCGCGACGACATGGTCGATCGCTTCCGCTCGCACGGGTGGGGCAAGTTCGGCCTCGTCGTCGTGTTCATGTTCGTCGTGATGGCGGTCTTCGCCCCGACGCTCGGCCCGACGACGGTCGATCAGAACATGCGCAACTCATACACCCACGAAATCGACTACTGGAACGCGGACACGGGGCAGGTCGAGACGATCACCGTTGGGGAAGCGAATCTCAACACGCAGTCTCGCGGTGACAACCCCCAGACGGTCATGCCCTTCCAGACCGACCAGTACGGTCGGTATCACCCCTTCGGGACGCTGCCCAACGGCCGTGACCTGTTTACCTTTATCGTCGCTGGGTCGCGTATCTCGCTGCTGATCGGGCTGCTCGCGGTGGGTCTGAGCGCGTTTCTGGCGACGTCGCTGGCGCTGGTCGCGGCCTACTACAAGGGCCGTGTCGACCTCGGACTCGTGTTGACGTCCGATTCGGTGATGGCGATGCCGCAGCTGCTGTTGTTGATCATGCTCACGTCGGTCCTGGCCGGGACGTGGATCGACGGCATCTACAGCGGCGGGTTCCTGCTGGCGCTCATCTTCGCGTTCACCGGCTGGACGTACATGTGGCGGTCGCTGCGTGGCCCGGCCCTCCAGCTCTCCGAACGGCAGTGGATCGACGCCGCCCGGAGTTACGGTCAGACGCCCCGGAAGATCATGCGCAAGCACATGCTGCCCTACATCACGGGCTATCTGTTGATCTACGGGTCGATGACCCTCGGCGGTGCGATCATCTCGATCGCCGGGCTGTCGTATCTCGGACTGGGCGTCTCGGCGCCGACGCCGGAGTGGGGCCGGGCGATCGAAATCGGCCAGGAGTACGTCAACACCGGCTCCTGGCACATCTCGCTGATCCCCGGCGTCCTCATCACGGTCGTCGTCACTGGCTTCAACGCCCTCGGTGACGGGATCAGAGACGCGATCGATCCGCAGTCCGACGCCGCGGACGGCGGGGTCGCAAGCACCGGAGGTGGCGCATGA